From Etheostoma cragini isolate CJK2018 chromosome 10, CSU_Ecrag_1.0, whole genome shotgun sequence, the proteins below share one genomic window:
- the nsd1a gene encoding histone-lysine N-methyltransferase, H3 lysine-36 specific isoform X1: protein MNQSYRPAVRGGSVFGSGQPERRARIGVGGTSYGNQCGIVRRGADQPSALQQPSSSLKLPAVLGYSQPDRSHCYSPLKRQQDQNTVVNRPDPERDLHPRNHFHCASPISDDGEFEAPSVQLPPSPSNEDTDPFETLQDVNRNGFSPHSPDSMERCSPIPNGYLHFESTLFDSSDIKEEDEEGEDSSSEDMAPFHHSPKLTQDRTVTDIKTSSSSGVDKRTYKPTVFNLMSKTISELNPTLSPSALPEITMRDGWSFGEESDSDGELTSPVDPGLISPAGTNSNSNSPKKKLLPAVKYMEGDLVWAKFNRRPWWPCHITCDPDQAIYTKMKVPSPRPCRMYFLETIGEIVEGAWVPANAILSFEGGHQFEDLPVLRRRGKQKEKNYKYTIPKSLLTAWKVSVAEAEVLLPDRQRNTESVLSVSVNGEERVPSPVPTKKPQETPSVAVDPGRSPLPDMAPNGNKHNVIKNSAAVQSNKSKTCKKKKKCLSDIFGHIVGGSKELATITNTVDKFHTTTHALNDEPKDSPYADLDSVPMLHRPKRTAVSAIQDIDRLLRKEQGSTKAKTKLTEKVNHSTDPCEHPSSILTNKLTSKETNSEQSLGSCSELSFSSTEKHSMNLPASSRLMTRALKAEEEIDLKDALATSQISTDALTDDCLDNTPTDAPIKTERSPHLESLITISNASSSTNQNSLKRRARKPDKKQIRNGSLIKSKCVDSSAPTAQPVKIKTENPDLSSSISPSSSLSPMDPLQDVKELMFKSLVKEDSGDSELINFRPDSNYKFSTFLMLLKDMHDTREQEGKPLALPPSPVLIKEEPLVMPTSTEGNPMKGSCDGLTKAIKTENGRSGKSITPKNTAVKNKNRTKAIMTAGTYHCEDFPVRSQIWNSDKQRRKQRIPAKLKLSIPGLSSDLAGLAYGREFVSGHADLADPGCCPPAAADPSASYLDKISGSTVAPKKRWQMVDGAAENKGEVMNEVSAEMNGSYTMRASPDLDLGMEASNTAGNAENKRLRKPTKRLLESTEDYEQIFVPKKKSKKHTAESSKMQTSGMTALYGLSTTPERNTSSSSSVEPTEAPAEPEQSPPQYELSPVASSLSPTTTQPTLDTETAEETDPPTESDTGLLVQERKRPRKLSHKVLECTIEEVSVAHTKMKEQKQHSGVTSEVKVLAKKTQVESVKKDKPVPSTSSALTAAPQHSESKDLPVALTPHRPPSPPGSKAPKQEAEVEACSTEEKQSVHTGTLTPKPEVLSVSLNDSLSSQVDVKVKIGGTSLKENVCQVCERTGDLLVCDGHCYGAFHLQCIGLSVAPKGRFLCRECNAGVHTCFVCKKSDNRVKRCIIPLCGKFYHTDCILSYSATQPHNKGLRCPLHVCLSCHITNPLNICSSKGRLARCVRCPVAYHANDNCMAAGSLVLANNSFLCPNHFTPRKGCKNHEHINVSWCFVCSEGGSLLCCEACPAAFHRECLNIEMPQGNWFCNDCKAGKRPRIKDILWVKWGRYRWWPAEVCLAKDVPNNILRMKHEVGEFPVQFFGSKDFVWTYQARVFPYMEGDTHSIEKMGKGTDAVYKNALTEAAERFRELQAEKEMKQLQEERKNDKKPPPFKNIKVNRPIGKVQIITADLSEIPRCNCKASDENPCGIDSECINRMLMYECHPQVCLAGERCQNQAFIKRQYTPVEIVRTLSCGWGLVGVSDIKKGAFVCEYVGEVIDEEECRARIRHAQENDISNFYMLTLDKDRIIDAGPKGNQARFMNHCCQPNCETQKWTVNGDTRVGLFSLQDIPKGMELNFNYNLECLGNGKTACKCGAPNCSGFLGVRPKNQPSAEKLKLKEGKRKVPMKKKTKQEVTKEREDECFSCGDGGQIVSCKKPGCPKVYHADCLSLAKRPAGRWECPWHQCDVCGKEAASFCEMCPSSYCKEHREGMLFISKLDGKLSCSEHDPCGPDPLEPGEIREYVPNMTSVRPGAMAEPAALSLGPDSRGASSAAITSPAGQAASAGKGPPPPPPPPRLYINTKTATSSFVPSSRSYHTDRTEGRGFSTPTSSKEEREDGEVEDGEVCGLEMEEVEDDDDEEAEEEEDDDMEEMEIVEDEEDEPLYGGDLLEEGDDDDADDDDEDEGGDGDDAWGDYVDEDDDGEVEGEEWGRVEDDDK, encoded by the exons ATGAATCAGTCATACAGACCGGCTGTTAGGGGAGGCTCAGTGTTCGGCTCAGGCCAGCCAGAGCGGAGGGCCCGCATTGGTGTTGGGGGCACTTCCTATGGAAACCAATGTGGCATTGTGAGACGTGGGGCCGACCAACCGTCAGCCCTGCAGCAGCCATCCTCTAGCCTCAAACTGCCAGCTGTACTGGGGTACAGTCAGCCAGACCGATCTCACTGCTACAGCCCGCTGAAGAGGCAGCAGGACCAGAACACTGTGGTCAACAGGCCTGACCCAGAGAGGGACCTCCATCCTAGGAACCACTTCCACTGTGCAAGCCCAATCAGTGATGATGGCGAGTTTGAGGCACCATCAGTCCAGCTGCCGCCTTCTCCAAGCAATGAGGATACGGATCCCTTTGAGACTCTGCAGGACGTGAACAGAAATGGCTTCTCCCCTCACAGTCCTGACAGCATGGAGCGCTGTTCTCCCATCCCCAATGGCTACCTGCATTTTGAGTCCACCCTGTTTGACAGCAGTGACATcaaggaggaagatgaggaaggGGAGGACAGTAGTAGTGAGGACATGGCGCCTTTTCACCACTCCCCAAAGTTGACTCAGGACCGAACTGTGACCGACATTAAGACTTCAAGCAGCTCAGGGGTGGATAAAAGAACATACAAACCTACTGTCTTTAATCTGATGTCCAAAACTATATCTGAACTCAACCCTACACTAAGCCCCAGCGCACTGCCAGAAATCACTATGAGAGATGGGTGGAGCTTTGGTGAGGAATCAGACAGTGATGGTGAACTTACCTCTCCTGTTGACCCTGGACTTATTTCACCAGCTGGCACCAACTCGAAT TCCAACAGCCCAAAGAAAAAGCTTCTTCCTGCAGTAAAATACATGGAAGGGGACTTGGTGTGGGCTAAATTCAACAGACGGCCCTGGTGGCCCTGCCACATCACCTGTGACCCAGACCAGGCGATCTACACTAAGATGAAAG TTCCCAGTCCCCGTCCTTGTCGGATGTATTTCCTGGAGACGATTGGGGAGATTGTAGAAGGTGCCTGGGTCCCCGCAAATGCCATACTTTCTTTTGAAGGAGGCCATCAGTTTGAAGACCTACCTGTTCTTAGACGGAGAGggaagcagaaagagaaaaactacaaatataCG ATACCCAAAAGTTTACTCACTGCATGGAAAGTCAGTGTGGCAGAAGCTGAGGTTCTGCTCCCAGATCGACAAAGGAATACTGAAAGCGTGCTATCAGTGTCTGTCAACGGAGAGGAGCGTGTGCCTAGCCCAGTCCCAACTAAAAAGCCACAGGAGACCCCCTCTGTGGCCGTGGATCCTGGCCGATCCCCATTGCCCGATATGGCCCCTAACGGAAATAAGcacaatgtcataaaaaactcTGCTGCAGTTCAATCCAATAAGAGCAAAACTtgtaagaagaaaaagaagtgtttGTCAGACATTTTTGGCCATATAGTTGGTGGGTCAAAGGAATTAGCTACCATCACTAACACGGTGGATAAGTTTCATACAACAACTCATGCACTCAACGATGAGCCAAAGGACTCACCTTATGCAGACCTGGATTCAGTTCCAATGCTGCATCGCCCCAAACGCACAGCCGTGTCTGCAATACAGGATATAGACAGATTGTTAAGAAAAGAACAGGGTTCaacaaaagctaaaacaaaGTTGACTGAAAAAGTGAACCACTCTACAGATCCCTGTGAGCATCCCTCTagcattttaacaaataaattgACGTCTAAAGAAACAAATTCTGAACAGAGTTTGGGCAGCTGTAGTGAATTGTCATTCAGTTCAACTGAAAAGCACTCTATGAATCTTCCTGCCAGCAGTCGTCTGATGACGAGGGCCCTGAAAGCAGAGGAAGAGATCGATCTCAAAGATGCCCTGGCCACAAGCCAAATCTCAACAGATGCCCTCACTGATGACTGTCTTGACAATACACCTACTGATGCACCCATCAAAACTGAAAGGTCTCCGCACTTGGAATCACTAATTACCATCAGCAATGCATCATCCTCCACAAATCAAAACTCTCTTAAAAGACGTGCAAGGAAGCCTGATAAGAAACAAATTCGTAACGGCTCATTGATAAAGTCTAAATGCGTCGATTCAAGTGCACCCACTGCACAACCGGTTAAGATCAAGACCGAAAACCCGGATCTATCCTCTTCTATTTCCccgtcctcctctctgtctccaatGGATCCTCTCCAGGATGTCAAGGAACTAATGTTTAAATCTCTTGTGAAGGAAGACAGCGGTGACTCTGAATTAATAAATTTTCGGCCTGATTCCAATTATAAATTCAGCACCTTCCTGATGCTCCTGAAGGACATGCATGATACCAGAGAACAAGAAGGTAAACCCCTGGCTCTCCCGCCATCGCCAGTCCTCATCAAGGAGGAGCCCCTGGTCATGCCTACTTCTACAGAAGGAAATCCGATGAAGGGTTCTTGTGATGGTTTAACCAAAGCgatcaaaacagaaaatgggAGGTCAGGGAAATCCATAACAcccaaaaacacagcagtgaaAAACAAGAATAGGACTAAAGCTATCATGACAGCTGGCACCTACCATTGTGAAGACTTTCCTGTTCGCTCTCAGATCTGGAACTCAGACAAGCAGCGTAGAAAACAAAGGATACCTGCCAAACTGAAACTCAGCATTCCTGGCCTTTCTTCGGACCTTGCTGGTTTGGCTTACGGCAGGGAGTTTGTTAGTGGCCATGCTGACTTAGCTGATCCTGGGTGCTGTCCTCCCGCTGCTGCTGATCCCTCGGCCAGCTACCTCGATAAGATCTCAGGATCCACAGTTGCTCCAAAGAAGCGCTGGCAGATGGTTGATGGGGCTGCTGAGAACAAGGGTGAAGTTATGAATGAGGTGTCTGCTGAGATGAATGGGTCTTACACCATGAGAGCATCACCAGATCTTGATCTGGGGATGGAAGCAAGCAACACAGCCG GAAATGCAGAGAACAAACGTCTCCGGAAACCCACTAAAAGGCTCCTGGAGTCAACTGAGGATTATGAACAAATATTTGtcccaaaaaagaaatcaaagaaacACACCGCAGAATCTTCCAAAATG CAGACATCAGGGATGACAGCACTCTATGGTCTCAGCACCACACCGGAAAGAAATACCTCATCCTCGTCTTCTGTTGAGCCCACCGAGGCTCCGGCAGAGCCGGAACAGAGTCCACCTCAGTATGAACTTTCTCCTGTAGCATCGTCATTATCTCCAACCACAACACAACCAACCCTTGATACAGAGACAGCAGAAGAAACGGATCCACCTACTGAATCTG ACACAGGGTTGTTGGTCCAAGAAAGAAAGAGGCCGCGGAAGCTGTCGCATAAGGTGCTGGAATGTACCATAGAAGAAGTGTCTGTTGCTCATACAAAGATGAAG GAGCAGAAGCAACACAGTGGAGTTACCTCAGAGGTGAAAGTGTTAGCCAAGAAAACTCAG GTTGAATCTGTGAAAAAAGACAAGCCTGTACCCAGCACATCCTCTGCCCTTACTGCTGCCCCCCAGCACTCAGAAAGCAAAGATCTCCCCGTGGCCCTCACTCCACACAGGCCTCCCAGCCCTCCAGGATCTAAGGCCCCCAAGCAGGAGGCCGAGGTGGAGGCCTGCAGCACtgaggagaaacaaagtgtaCACACTGGAACGCTAACTCCCAAACCTGAG GTGCTGTCTGTTAGTTTGAATGACAGCCTCTCTTCTCAAGTGGATGTAAAAGTGAAAATAGGAGGTACATCCCTAAAGGAGAATGTCTGTCAG GTGTGTGAGAGGACAGGAGACCTGCTTGTGTGCGACGGCCACTGTTATGGAGCCTTTCACCTGCAGTGTATTGGCCTGTCAGTGGCTCCCAAGGGGAGATTCCTCTGTCGGGAATGCAACGCTG GTGTCCACACATGCTTTGTGTGTAAGAAGTCTGATAATCGGGTAAAGCGTTGCATCATACCATTGTGTGGGAAGTTCTACCACACCGACTGTATACTGTCGTACTCAGCAACCCAGCCACATAACAAAGGCCTCCGCTGCCCTCTGCACGTGTGTCTGTCCTGCCACATCACCAACCCTCTCAACATCTGTAGCTCTAAAG GTAGGCTGGCTCGATGTGTACGCTGTCCTGTGGCCTATCATGCTAACGACAACTGTATGGCAGCGGGCAGCTTGGTGCTGGCAAACAACAGTTTCCTCTGTCCAAACCACTTCACTCCCCGCAAGGGCTGCAAGAACCACGAACACATCAACGTTAGCTGGTGCTTTGTATGCTCTGAAG GGGGTAGTCTGCTGTGTTGTGAGGCCTGTCCTGCTGCTTTCCATCGGGAATGTTTGAATATAGAGATGCCTCAGGGCAACTGGTTCTGCAATGACTGCAAAGCTGGAAAGAGGCCTCGTATTAAGGACATACTGTGGGTCAAATGGGGACGTTACAG GTGGTGGCCTGCAGAAGTCTGTCTGGCCAAAGATGTCCCGAATAACATCTTGAggatgaaacatgaggtgggaGAGTTTCCAGTGCAATTCTTTGGTTCCAAAGATTTTGTGTGGACGTACCAAGCCAGAGTCTTCCCCTACATGGAGGGGGACACTCACAGCATAGAGAAAATGGGAAAGGGTACAGATGCTGTGTACAAAAATG cCCTAACTGAAGCAGCAGAGCGTTTCAGAGAGCTCCAGGCAGAAAAGGAGATGAAGCAACTccaggaggaaagaaaaaacgACAAGAAACCTCCTCCCTTCAAGAACATTAAG GTAAACCGGCCCATAGGGAAGGTGCAGATCATTACGGCCGACCTGTCGGAGATCCCGCGTTGCAACTGCAAGGCGTCTGACGAGAACCCATGCGGAATCGACTCAGAGTGCATTAATCGCATGTTGATGTATGAGTGCCACCCtcaggtgtgtttagcaggGGAGAGATGTCAGAACCAGGCCTTCATAAAGCGCCAATACACACCTGTGGAAATTGTCAGGACGCTGTCTTGCGGCTGGGGTTTAGTTGGTGTGTCGGACATCAAGAAG GGAGCctttgtgtgtgaatatgttgGAGAGGTGATTGATGAAGAAGAATGCCGAGCCAGGATCAGACACGCCCAGGAGAACGACATCTCTAACTTCTACATGCTTACACTGGACAAG GACCGGATCATTGATGCCGGGCCCAAAGGGAACCAGGCTCGCTTTATGAACCACTGTTGCCAGCCAAACTGTGAGACTCAGAAGTGGACTGTGAATGGGGACACCAGGGTGGGGCTATTTTCTCTCCAAGACATCCCAAAAG GTATGGAGCTGAATTTCAACTACAACCTGGAGTGTCTTGGCAATGGGAAAACTGCCTGTAAATGTGGAGCACCTAACTGCAGTGGTTTCTTGGGTGTTCGGCCAAAG AACCAGCCGTCAGCTGAGAAACTGAAACTGAAGGAAGGTAAGAGGAAGGTCCcgatgaagaagaagacaaaacaagaagtAACCAAGGAGAGGGAAGACGAGTGCTTCAGCTGTGGCGACGGGGGCCAGATAGTGTCCTGTAAGAAGCCGGGTTGCCCGAAGGTCTATCACGCGGACTGTCTCAGCCTGGCCAAGAGGCCTGCAG GGCGATGGGAGTGTCCATGGCACCAGTGTGACGTCTGTGGTAAAGAGGCAGCTTCTTTCTGTGAGATGTGCCCCAGCTCTTACTGTAAGGAGCATCGTGAAGGCATGCTCTTCATCTCCAAGCTGGATGGGAAGCTGTCCTGCAGTGAACACGACCCCTGTGGGCCTGACCCACTGGAGCCGGGGGAGATTCGTGAATATGTGCCCAACATGACCTCCGTGAGGCCTGGGGCCATGGCTGAGCCTGCCGCTCTCTCACTAGGCCCAGATTCCAGAGGAGCCAGTTCTGCCGCCATCACTTCCCCTGCTGGCCAGGCTGCGTCGGCCGGGAAggggcctcctcctcctcctcctcctcctcgtctctATATCAACACAAAGACTGCTACCTCCAGCTTTGTCCCCTCCAGCAGGTCCTACCACACAGACAGGACTGAAGGGAGAGGGTTTTCCACTCCTACCTCCTccaaggaggagagagaggacggTGAGGTGGAGGACGGGGAGGTGTGTGGGTTAGAGATGGAGGAGGTGGAAGACGACGATGATGAAGAagcggaggaggaagaggacgatgacatggaggagatggagatagtggaagatgaggaggatgagCCGCTGTATGGAGGTGATCTTCTGGAGGAAggcgatgatgatgatgctgatgatgatgatgaggatgaaggAGGGGATGGGGATGATGCTTGGGGTGATTATgtggatgaagatgatgatggagAGGTGGAGGGGGAAGAGTGGGGGAGAGTGGAGGACGATGACAAGTGA